Proteins from a genomic interval of Anatilimnocola floriformis:
- a CDS encoding bis(5'-nucleosyl)-tetraphosphatase codes for MGKSDKDKAGKNSGKLKQIRGCGVLVMRDEPERSFLLMKHAQRWDLPKGHLDDGETDLECALRELREETGIKGKDIDLVGDFKWTTEYEVNSKRFGERCHKTIVIYLAKLLNPVKIKLTEHPDYEWVKWNPPHKIQAQTIDPLLAAVAEYFARS; via the coding sequence GTGGGGAAATCGGACAAAGACAAAGCCGGCAAAAACAGCGGCAAGCTCAAGCAGATCCGCGGCTGCGGCGTGCTGGTGATGCGCGACGAGCCCGAGCGTTCGTTCCTGCTGATGAAGCACGCCCAGCGTTGGGACCTGCCCAAGGGCCATCTCGACGACGGCGAAACCGATCTGGAATGTGCCCTCCGCGAACTCCGCGAAGAAACGGGCATCAAGGGGAAAGACATCGACCTGGTCGGCGACTTTAAGTGGACGACCGAGTACGAAGTAAACTCCAAACGCTTCGGCGAGCGCTGCCACAAGACGATCGTGATCTATCTCGCCAAGCTGCTCAATCCGGTGAAAATCAAACTCACCGAGCACCCCGACTACGAGTGGGTAAAGTGGAATCCGCCCCACAAGATTCAAGCGCAAACAATCGATCCACTCCTCGCCGCCGTAGCTGAATATTTCGCCCGCTCGTAG
- a CDS encoding cation:proton antiporter domain-containing protein encodes MPFFFLLAAGDSKTESLLLRVLVQLAVIIVASLVGARVAKWFRQPAVVGEIAAGLLLGPSCFAWLFPEAAAMIFPPATELIGTGEAAVRVMTPLAACMNVLSQLGLVLLLLLVGLEFDFSHLRWHGKAALATSLTGVVLPFALGLGLAPLIYSSLEHVNGAPVSYTGFTLFMGISMSITAIPVLARILMELDIVRTRIGAVTMTAAAVDDVIGWILLATVSSIVRAQFDGWRIAQMTFLSLAFFAFMVFLLRPAMKWMLRRCYVGEKGDEISSTGLGLVLVVLFLCCIATSLIGIFAIFGAFLLGAALSDELPLRKAMGSELREFLSVFFLPIFFTYTGLQTNVGSLNSWTHWLILAGILAAAIGGKWGGCTIAAWQGGFKLREAACIGALMNTRGLMELIVINAGHQLGVIPDSLFCMLVLMAVITTLMTTPLLLWLAPGTELEEPVSGSSLGRVGR; translated from the coding sequence ATGCCATTCTTCTTTCTACTTGCTGCCGGCGACTCCAAAACCGAATCGCTGTTGTTGCGCGTGTTGGTGCAGCTGGCCGTCATCATCGTGGCGTCGCTGGTTGGCGCGCGTGTCGCGAAGTGGTTCCGCCAACCAGCAGTCGTCGGTGAGATTGCCGCGGGGTTGCTACTCGGGCCATCGTGTTTCGCCTGGCTGTTTCCGGAAGCAGCGGCCATGATCTTTCCGCCGGCGACGGAATTGATCGGCACGGGCGAAGCCGCCGTGCGCGTGATGACGCCGCTCGCCGCGTGCATGAATGTGTTGAGTCAGCTCGGCTTGGTGCTGCTCCTGTTGCTCGTAGGCCTGGAGTTTGATTTCAGCCACTTGCGCTGGCATGGCAAGGCGGCGCTCGCGACCTCGCTGACGGGTGTGGTCTTGCCGTTCGCACTCGGGCTTGGCCTTGCGCCGCTGATCTATTCGTCGCTCGAGCATGTGAACGGCGCGCCCGTTTCGTATACGGGTTTCACGTTGTTCATGGGCATCTCGATGTCGATCACGGCGATACCCGTGCTCGCGCGGATTTTGATGGAGCTCGACATCGTGCGCACGCGGATCGGTGCGGTAACGATGACGGCCGCCGCCGTTGATGATGTCATCGGCTGGATCTTGCTGGCCACGGTGTCGAGCATTGTGCGAGCGCAGTTCGACGGCTGGCGGATTGCGCAGATGACGTTCCTCTCGCTCGCGTTTTTTGCGTTCATGGTGTTCCTGCTGCGGCCGGCGATGAAGTGGATGTTGCGGCGGTGCTACGTCGGCGAGAAGGGTGACGAGATCAGCTCGACCGGTTTGGGCTTGGTGCTAGTCGTTCTCTTTTTGTGCTGCATCGCGACGAGCTTGATCGGCATCTTTGCGATCTTTGGCGCGTTCCTGCTCGGGGCCGCGCTTTCGGATGAGTTGCCGCTGCGGAAGGCGATGGGGAGCGAGCTGCGCGAATTTTTGTCGGTCTTCTTCTTGCCGATTTTCTTTACCTACACCGGCCTGCAAACGAACGTGGGCTCGCTGAATTCGTGGACCCACTGGCTAATTCTCGCCGGCATCTTGGCCGCGGCAATCGGTGGCAAGTGGGGCGGCTGCACGATTGCGGCCTGGCAGGGGGGCTTTAAGCTGCGCGAAGCGGCCTGCATCGGCGCGCTGATGAATACACGCGGGCTGATGGAACTGATCGTGATCAACGCCGGCCATCAGCTGGGAGTGATTCCCGACAGTCTGTTCTGCATGCTGGTGCTGATGGCGGTAATCACAACGCTCATGACTACACCGCTGCTGCTGTGGCTCGCGCCGGGCACAGAGCTCGAAGAGCCGGTGAGCGGCAGTTCGCTGGGGCGGGTGGGGCGCTAA
- a CDS encoding ADP-ribosylation factor-directed GTPase activating protein isoform b — protein MPVSWKRLLRSFAFPVCSGLAAGLAIAAIGFSGCETAPEPGQNVKVNKPVVNEGTTAKKDELSDAELVKQIDDALDYTYENRRLDLSQQAAWQMIHGALAFKRAFLIRNGDKDVSALDHVLSGGKMKGWNLVKGELLDEKTQRYGVRALLEEGTKAGQGHTDQWLGYLCDCGMPLTEPLMVEGEKYTLDDYLVQAERDVYRNPAKEYSWTLMAMSAYRKPGYTWTAGDGSEWSIEKLVEIELGYNLDASPCGGSHRMFGLTMARDRHVAAGGKLEGVWADCDKKIKECIARSKQLQNPDGSLSSNYFQREGMSADLAQAVGSAGHCMEFLAASMTKEELQEPWARRAIASVCSVFRKTKAVDVECGALFHAAHGLRLYRFKVFGPRTFPKTEETAAK, from the coding sequence ATGCCCGTCTCTTGGAAACGGCTCCTCCGTTCGTTTGCGTTCCCCGTTTGCTCTGGTTTGGCCGCCGGCCTGGCCATTGCCGCGATCGGCTTTAGCGGCTGCGAAACTGCCCCCGAGCCGGGTCAGAATGTGAAAGTCAACAAGCCGGTCGTCAACGAAGGGACCACGGCAAAGAAGGACGAGCTGTCCGACGCCGAGCTCGTCAAGCAAATCGACGATGCCCTCGACTATACCTACGAAAACCGCCGGCTCGACCTGAGCCAACAAGCGGCCTGGCAGATGATTCACGGCGCGCTGGCGTTCAAGCGAGCGTTCCTCATTCGCAACGGTGACAAAGACGTCTCGGCCCTCGATCACGTCCTCTCGGGCGGCAAGATGAAGGGCTGGAATCTCGTGAAGGGCGAACTGCTCGACGAGAAGACTCAGCGCTACGGCGTGCGGGCCCTGCTCGAAGAAGGGACCAAAGCCGGCCAAGGTCACACCGATCAATGGCTCGGTTACTTGTGCGACTGCGGCATGCCGCTCACCGAACCACTGATGGTCGAAGGTGAGAAGTACACGCTCGACGATTATCTCGTGCAAGCCGAGCGCGATGTCTATCGCAATCCTGCCAAGGAATACAGCTGGACATTGATGGCGATGAGCGCTTATCGCAAACCGGGCTACACCTGGACTGCCGGTGACGGCAGTGAGTGGAGCATCGAAAAGCTCGTCGAAATCGAACTCGGCTACAACCTCGACGCCAGCCCCTGCGGCGGTTCGCACCGCATGTTCGGTCTGACGATGGCCCGTGATCGGCACGTCGCCGCCGGCGGCAAGCTCGAAGGCGTGTGGGCCGACTGCGATAAGAAAATCAAGGAATGCATCGCCCGCTCGAAGCAATTGCAAAACCCCGACGGCTCGTTGTCGTCGAACTATTTCCAGCGCGAAGGCATGAGCGCCGACCTGGCCCAAGCCGTCGGCTCGGCTGGCCACTGCATGGAATTCCTGGCCGCGTCGATGACGAAAGAAGAACTGCAAGAACCATGGGCTCGCCGCGCGATCGCCAGCGTCTGCAGCGTCTTCCGCAAGACGAAAGCTGTCGACGTCGAATGTGGTGCTCTCTTCCACGCCGCCCACGGCCTGCGTCTCTACCGCTTCAAGGTCTTCGGCCCCCGCACCTTCCCAAAGACGGAAGAAACGGCTGCCAAGTAG
- a CDS encoding YezD family protein has protein sequence MNSPQESADARREQELQQILDALRGLRFGSVNVIVQDGVVVQIDRTEKRRLRSSQASAEANG, from the coding sequence ATGAATAGTCCTCAAGAATCGGCCGATGCACGCCGTGAGCAGGAGTTGCAGCAAATCCTCGATGCGCTCCGCGGCTTGCGGTTCGGCAGCGTGAACGTGATCGTGCAGGACGGCGTGGTCGTGCAAATCGATCGCACCGAGAAGCGGCGGCTGCGCAGCTCGCAAGCCAGCGCCGAGGCGAACGGCTAG
- a CDS encoding family 16 glycoside hydrolase, whose translation MSLFRFISATLLIALFGAPLSAAEKLTLASLFTDHAVLQRDMPVPVWGQAEPNAKITVKFAGQSKEAVADKYGAWAVKLDALKADEKSQSLTVSAGDDTLTKNDILVGEVWVCSGQSNMGWTLQQSTGGKEAAAAAGDNGLRLFNAGARAVDEPQTTIGGTWAVDSPQSAPNFSGVAYFFGQDLRKALGVPVGLIKSAVGGTVAEAWTAKADLEANPTLVPLFAVQAKKIADHPAAVEKFKAQETELLAKWEADTEKAKAAGKPLPRKPAPPGDPAKDNNRPFGLYNGSIVPLQPYAMKGVIWYQGESNNGRPKEYLTLFPALIASWRKAWGQGDFPFLFVQIAPHNGMSPELRESQRLTAQTTQNTSNIVIVDVGDAGDIHPVRKQPVGARLALAARALAYGEKIEYSGPEYDALKIDGKNAIVSFKHLGGGLMAKEGDLRGFSVAGSDGKFVEAKAKIVGDTVSVSADNVEKPVQVRYGWSNVPDVNLWNKAGIPASPFQSDKAFEIEEGFTLLLNEKDLTGWKYQNGAPFDGQASASDGRYTARDGRIVVNPGKGLAQLWTVKEFPTDFHLKLEFRAGVNADSGVFIRKPQLQCRDYLVAGPYKDLKNYRPQDWNEIEVIVKGTTATATCNGEPLKFDAVLPATGPIGLEADRGQMEYRRIRLKELK comes from the coding sequence ATGAGCCTGTTTCGTTTCATCTCTGCAACGCTTCTCATCGCGCTCTTCGGCGCTCCGCTGTCAGCCGCCGAAAAGTTGACGCTCGCCAGTCTCTTCACCGATCACGCGGTGCTGCAGCGCGACATGCCGGTCCCCGTGTGGGGCCAGGCCGAGCCGAATGCCAAGATCACCGTGAAGTTCGCCGGCCAATCGAAGGAAGCCGTTGCGGATAAGTACGGCGCGTGGGCGGTGAAGCTCGACGCCCTAAAGGCCGATGAGAAATCGCAATCGCTGACCGTGAGCGCGGGGGACGATACGCTCACCAAGAACGATATTCTCGTCGGCGAAGTGTGGGTTTGCAGCGGCCAATCGAACATGGGTTGGACACTGCAGCAATCAACGGGCGGCAAAGAAGCCGCCGCGGCCGCGGGCGACAACGGTTTGCGACTCTTCAACGCCGGCGCTCGTGCGGTCGACGAACCACAAACGACGATCGGCGGCACGTGGGCTGTCGACAGTCCGCAGAGCGCGCCGAACTTTTCCGGCGTCGCTTATTTCTTCGGCCAGGATTTGCGCAAAGCCCTCGGCGTGCCGGTTGGTTTAATCAAGTCTGCCGTCGGCGGCACCGTCGCCGAAGCTTGGACCGCGAAGGCCGATCTCGAAGCGAATCCCACGCTGGTTCCACTCTTCGCCGTGCAAGCGAAGAAAATCGCCGATCATCCCGCCGCAGTTGAGAAGTTCAAGGCGCAAGAAACCGAGCTCCTCGCCAAGTGGGAAGCCGACACCGAAAAGGCCAAAGCCGCCGGCAAGCCGCTGCCGCGCAAACCAGCTCCTCCCGGCGATCCTGCCAAGGACAACAACCGCCCCTTCGGCCTCTACAACGGCAGCATCGTCCCGCTGCAACCCTACGCCATGAAGGGCGTGATTTGGTATCAAGGCGAATCGAACAACGGCCGGCCGAAAGAATACCTCACGCTCTTCCCCGCCCTCATCGCCAGTTGGCGAAAGGCTTGGGGACAGGGCGACTTCCCCTTTCTGTTTGTCCAGATCGCGCCGCATAACGGCATGAGCCCCGAGCTGCGTGAGTCGCAACGCCTCACCGCGCAAACAACGCAGAACACCTCCAACATCGTGATCGTCGACGTCGGTGACGCGGGCGACATTCATCCCGTCCGCAAACAACCCGTCGGTGCTCGCCTGGCCCTCGCCGCGCGAGCTCTCGCGTACGGCGAAAAGATCGAATACTCCGGCCCTGAATACGACGCACTGAAGATCGACGGCAAGAACGCGATCGTCAGTTTCAAACATCTCGGCGGCGGCCTGATGGCGAAGGAAGGTGATCTCCGCGGCTTTTCGGTGGCGGGTAGCGACGGCAAGTTCGTGGAAGCGAAAGCCAAGATCGTTGGCGACACCGTGAGCGTCTCGGCCGACAACGTCGAGAAGCCCGTGCAAGTGCGCTACGGCTGGTCGAACGTCCCCGATGTGAATCTGTGGAACAAAGCCGGCATCCCTGCTTCGCCGTTTCAATCAGACAAAGCGTTTGAAATCGAAGAAGGCTTCACGCTGCTGCTGAATGAAAAGGATCTCACCGGTTGGAAGTATCAAAACGGTGCGCCCTTCGATGGTCAAGCTTCGGCGAGCGATGGTCGTTACACGGCACGCGATGGCCGCATCGTGGTGAACCCCGGCAAGGGGCTCGCGCAGCTCTGGACCGTGAAGGAATTCCCAACGGACTTCCACTTGAAGCTGGAATTCCGCGCCGGCGTGAATGCCGACAGCGGCGTGTTCATTCGCAAGCCGCAGCTGCAATGTCGCGACTATCTGGTGGCCGGTCCTTACAAGGATCTGAAGAACTACCGCCCGCAGGATTGGAATGAAATCGAAGTGATCGTGAAGGGCACGACCGCCACTGCGACCTGCAACGGCGAGCCGCTGAAGTTCGACGCCGTGCTCCCTGCCACGGGCCCCATCGGCCTCGAAGCCGACCGCGGCCAAATGGAATACCGCCGCATTCGTTTGAAGGAACTGAAGTAA
- a CDS encoding sulfate/molybdate ABC transporter ATP-binding protein has translation MSIHIEHVTKTFGSYTALDDVNLEIKDGELIALLGPSGSGKTTLLRIVAGLETPDETENCVVRFHGEDVSRRHVAERQVGFVFQHYALFKHLSVFENVAFGLRVRPRQFRPSEQQIRSKVNELLRLIQLENFGNRFPAQLSGGQRQRVALARALAIEPKVLLLDEPFGALDAKVRQGLRKWLRRLHDELHMTTILVTHDQEEALEVSDRVVVMNRAKIEQVGTPSEVFHSPASEFVMDFLGNVNVFHGRVEQGKTVLGSAVEKADTKPNGAPKVYVRPHELEISREALNGNSLVARVLRMNPAGSVAKVELALQHGGEVQVDMPFERYQELSLQVGETVNVSPRRVRTFVPEYVI, from the coding sequence ATGAGCATTCACATCGAACACGTTACGAAGACCTTCGGGTCCTACACTGCGCTCGACGACGTCAACTTAGAAATCAAGGACGGCGAACTGATCGCGCTGCTGGGACCCTCGGGCTCGGGCAAAACGACGCTGCTGCGGATCGTCGCAGGGCTTGAGACTCCCGATGAAACCGAGAACTGCGTCGTGCGCTTCCACGGCGAAGACGTCTCACGCCGCCATGTCGCTGAGCGGCAGGTCGGGTTTGTGTTTCAACACTACGCGCTGTTCAAGCACCTCAGCGTGTTCGAAAACGTGGCGTTCGGCTTGCGTGTTCGTCCGCGGCAATTTCGGCCCAGCGAACAGCAGATCCGCAGCAAGGTAAACGAGTTGCTGAGGCTGATTCAGCTCGAAAACTTCGGCAATCGCTTTCCGGCGCAACTTTCGGGCGGACAGCGGCAGCGCGTGGCGCTCGCGCGAGCGCTGGCCATCGAGCCGAAAGTGCTGCTGTTGGATGAACCGTTCGGCGCGCTCGATGCCAAGGTTCGGCAAGGGCTGCGGAAGTGGCTGCGGCGGCTGCACGACGAATTGCACATGACGACGATTCTCGTCACGCACGATCAGGAAGAAGCCCTCGAAGTTTCGGACCGCGTGGTCGTGATGAACCGCGCCAAGATCGAACAAGTCGGCACGCCGTCGGAAGTCTTCCATTCGCCGGCGTCGGAATTTGTGATGGACTTTCTCGGCAACGTAAATGTCTTTCACGGCCGTGTCGAACAAGGAAAGACCGTGCTTGGCAGCGCGGTGGAGAAGGCCGACACCAAACCGAACGGTGCGCCGAAAGTGTATGTGCGGCCGCACGAACTCGAGATTTCTCGCGAAGCGCTCAACGGCAACAGCCTGGTGGCCCGCGTATTGCGAATGAATCCCGCCGGTTCGGTCGCCAAAGTCGAACTCGCGCTGCAGCACGGTGGCGAAGTGCAAGTCGATATGCCGTTCGAGCGTTATCAAGAACTGTCGCTGCAAGTCGGCGAAACGGTGAATGTATCGCCGCGGCGGGTGCGGACGTTTGTTCCCGAGTATGTCATTTAG
- a CDS encoding glycerophosphodiester phosphodiesterase, whose translation MFIFVATAATAAEPLPMSAAAIAVKQIIAHRGASSDCPENTLASTRRAIAVHATAIEVDVRLSKDRQLVLRHDAELERTTNGKGKINEKTLAELKQLDAGSWFDPKFAGEKIPTLAEVVSICKGQIDVLLDLKEDGSEYAELVAATIKEHGEESRTIVGVRSVEHARQFRKLLPKARQLGLMAKPDEIEAYAAAGVEMISLWPKWLSSENESGEKLVARVRAAKVQLHLNGTTGKRDEVLPLLTHRPDSLSADNPAQLLATLREISSGK comes from the coding sequence GTGTTCATCTTCGTTGCCACGGCCGCAACTGCTGCTGAGCCGCTTCCGATGAGCGCTGCTGCGATCGCTGTGAAACAAATCATCGCCCACCGCGGCGCGAGTAGTGACTGTCCCGAGAACACGCTCGCCAGCACTCGTCGCGCGATCGCTGTGCATGCAACGGCCATCGAAGTGGACGTGCGACTCAGCAAGGATCGGCAGCTTGTGCTGCGCCACGATGCGGAACTCGAGCGCACCACGAATGGCAAAGGCAAGATCAACGAGAAGACGCTCGCCGAGCTCAAACAACTCGACGCCGGTAGTTGGTTCGATCCCAAATTCGCCGGCGAAAAAATCCCGACTCTCGCCGAAGTGGTGAGCATCTGCAAAGGGCAGATCGATGTGCTGCTCGACCTCAAAGAAGACGGCAGCGAATATGCCGAGCTCGTGGCCGCGACGATCAAGGAGCATGGCGAAGAGTCGCGGACGATCGTCGGGGTGCGGAGCGTCGAACACGCCCGGCAGTTTCGCAAGTTACTGCCGAAGGCACGACAGCTCGGTTTGATGGCCAAGCCGGATGAGATCGAAGCCTATGCCGCGGCCGGCGTCGAGATGATTAGCCTTTGGCCGAAATGGCTGAGCAGCGAAAATGAGAGCGGCGAGAAGTTGGTCGCTCGGGTCCGCGCCGCCAAAGTGCAACTTCATTTGAACGGCACGACCGGGAAGAGGGACGAAGTGCTGCCGCTGCTAACACATCGGCCCGATTCGCTCTCCGCCGACAATCCGGCGCAGTTGCTGGCGACTCTGCGAGAAATCTCCAGCGGCAAGTGA
- a CDS encoding ExbD/TolR family protein, translated as MAGGAGYSDDGDGPTISEINVTPLVDVVLVLLIVFMITMPTIIADEVRNERELDLQLPQASEAAPLVQDIEKVVINVRITGAYVIKGAVLDRAELATYLKQAAADNPRRVTVEIRADRNTLWDHVVAVMDLCHQAKIENCSAAVSE; from the coding sequence ATGGCTGGTGGTGCAGGTTATTCCGACGACGGCGATGGTCCCACGATTTCTGAAATTAACGTCACGCCGCTGGTCGATGTGGTGCTGGTGCTGCTGATCGTGTTCATGATCACGATGCCCACGATCATTGCCGATGAAGTGCGCAACGAACGGGAGCTCGATCTGCAATTGCCGCAGGCCAGCGAAGCCGCTCCGCTGGTGCAAGACATCGAAAAAGTCGTCATCAATGTGCGGATTACCGGCGCTTATGTCATCAAGGGTGCGGTGCTCGATCGGGCCGAGCTCGCCACCTATTTGAAGCAAGCCGCCGCTGATAATCCCCGCCGCGTGACCGTCGAGATTCGCGCCGACCGCAATACGCTTTGGGATCATGTCGTAGCCGTGATGGATCTCTGCCATCAAGCCAAGATCGAAAACTGTAGCGCCGCTGTTTCCGAGTGA
- a CDS encoding MotA/TolQ/ExbB proton channel family protein — protein sequence MNLTQVFVNITGLGAEWVLWLLVGLSLVSMTVMIERWLYFLTHGVSFANFSSQLESLLRAGKLTEAYQLASQSRAPECAVAAAGLANFKKSSEAVSESMLSTKSKERVKMEAYLTVLATLGNNVPFVGLLGTVLGIIKASGDLAKAQAEKAASSSAVMGGVFEALVATAVGLFVAIPAVIAYNYFQRNVKIRMGQVDAVAHQLLALHAQKTTFTVTPPEPPPVKAGLAEPPATKVVGRQPASAE from the coding sequence ATGAATCTGACACAAGTTTTCGTCAACATCACCGGCCTCGGTGCGGAGTGGGTGTTGTGGTTGCTCGTCGGTCTGAGCCTGGTCAGCATGACCGTGATGATCGAACGCTGGCTGTACTTTCTCACGCACGGCGTGTCGTTCGCTAATTTCAGCTCACAGCTCGAATCGCTGCTGCGGGCCGGCAAGCTGACCGAAGCGTATCAATTGGCTTCGCAAAGTCGCGCTCCCGAGTGTGCGGTCGCCGCTGCGGGCCTGGCCAATTTTAAGAAGAGCAGCGAAGCCGTTTCGGAATCGATGCTCAGCACGAAGTCGAAAGAACGCGTGAAGATGGAAGCCTATCTCACGGTGCTCGCGACCCTCGGCAACAACGTGCCGTTCGTCGGGCTGCTCGGTACGGTGCTCGGCATTATCAAAGCGTCGGGCGATCTCGCCAAAGCCCAAGCCGAGAAGGCCGCCAGTTCGAGCGCGGTGATGGGTGGCGTGTTCGAAGCTCTCGTGGCCACGGCGGTCGGCTTGTTCGTCGCCATTCCCGCTGTTATTGCCTACAACTATTTTCAGCGCAACGTGAAAATCCGCATGGGCCAGGTCGATGCGGTTGCTCACCAATTGCTCGCGTTGCACGCTCAAAAGACCACATTCACGGTCACTCCGCCCGAACCGCCGCCGGTGAAGGCCGGTCTCGCCGAACCCCCGGCCACCAAAGTCGTCGGCCGGCAACCGGCCTCGGCAGAATAG
- a CDS encoding energy transducer TonB, translating to MTASSSYYLLRLLAAALASLGLHSAIVGAHALVLYLGYVAPTVVIGGGGSSGIGGKPGEGGVNTVDAVTTGFSLRRVLAKSDDGDDETADLTATAQDIEITPAETKLEKATAEIATAVRPDEPEKVYLTERPAPAVIKPLEAERKEDVPEGLETVEAKGGPKLTRKTSKTLPQTGVISVTASDLKAAAGKGAGLQGGTNGEGAGNGGGGRPGAGRGGGVGAGIGIGAGRAPGLANGNRAPHYPAEAQRLGHTGRVLLRVTVKPDGTADNVALHETSSYPSLDESAIAAVKGWRFTPAQQFGQPVEATVIVPVKFVLQ from the coding sequence ATGACTGCGTCCAGCTCTTATTACCTGCTACGACTGCTGGCCGCCGCGCTCGCGAGCCTGGGATTGCATAGCGCAATTGTCGGCGCTCACGCGCTGGTCCTTTATCTGGGTTATGTTGCCCCCACCGTGGTGATCGGCGGCGGCGGCTCGAGCGGCATCGGCGGCAAGCCCGGCGAGGGTGGCGTGAACACTGTCGATGCAGTGACCACCGGTTTTTCGCTCCGCCGAGTCCTCGCCAAGTCGGACGATGGCGATGATGAAACGGCTGATCTGACGGCGACCGCGCAGGATATCGAAATCACACCGGCTGAAACGAAGCTGGAAAAAGCCACGGCAGAAATCGCTACCGCAGTGCGACCCGACGAACCGGAGAAGGTCTATCTCACCGAGCGTCCGGCTCCTGCCGTGATCAAACCGCTCGAAGCAGAACGCAAAGAAGACGTGCCCGAGGGGCTCGAAACGGTCGAAGCCAAAGGTGGCCCGAAGCTCACGCGCAAGACGAGCAAAACCCTGCCGCAAACCGGCGTGATCTCGGTCACGGCCTCGGATCTGAAAGCCGCTGCCGGCAAAGGCGCGGGCCTGCAAGGCGGCACCAACGGCGAAGGCGCCGGCAACGGCGGCGGTGGTCGACCCGGCGCTGGTCGCGGCGGCGGTGTGGGCGCTGGCATCGGCATCGGTGCTGGCCGGGCGCCTGGCCTGGCCAACGGCAATCGCGCGCCACATTATCCCGCCGAAGCTCAACGCCTCGGCCACACGGGCCGCGTGCTGTTGCGGGTCACGGTCAAACCCGACGGCACGGCTGATAATGTCGCGCTGCACGAAACATCGAGCTATCCCAGTCTGGACGAATCAGCCATCGCCGCTGTGAAAGGCTGGCGTTTCACTCCCGCCCAGCAATTCGGCCAACCGGTCGAAGCCACGGTCATCGTCCCCGTGAAGTTTGTGCTGCAGTAA
- a CDS encoding MBL fold metallo-hydrolase, producing MLSRKPILPNVIELNFQAGQILGCNVYLVFDQKEWLLIDIGFEETVEEIVELIRKLDFPLSRCKMLIATHADIDHIQGMAKAKALLKAPVYAHQRAVKPLEDGDRLRTLAHIEAQNIDLAMPAVKIDSTIEDGDIIEVGKLKLEVWLTPGHTDSQLSFRMGNILFSGDNIYRDGCVGAIDAHHGSDIPSFIKSLERIRNSDVEWLCPSHGPVFRKDNKLLDATIKRLTGYLQMADWGTCATHWPLMEEWENEVAEGKLPS from the coding sequence ATGTTGTCACGCAAGCCGATTTTGCCGAACGTTATTGAGCTGAACTTTCAAGCGGGGCAAATCCTCGGCTGCAATGTTTATCTCGTCTTCGATCAGAAGGAATGGCTGCTGATTGACATCGGCTTTGAGGAAACGGTCGAGGAAATCGTCGAGCTGATTCGCAAGCTCGACTTCCCCCTCAGCCGTTGCAAGATGCTGATCGCCACGCACGCCGATATCGATCACATCCAAGGCATGGCCAAAGCGAAGGCCCTGCTGAAGGCGCCGGTCTATGCGCACCAACGCGCTGTGAAGCCGCTCGAAGATGGCGATCGCCTGCGGACGCTCGCGCATATCGAAGCGCAGAACATCGACCTGGCCATGCCCGCCGTGAAGATCGACAGCACGATCGAAGATGGCGACATCATCGAAGTGGGCAAGCTCAAGCTTGAGGTCTGGCTCACGCCGGGGCACACCGATAGCCAACTCAGTTTCCGCATGGGGAACATTCTCTTCAGCGGCGACAACATTTATCGCGACGGCTGCGTCGGCGCGATCGATGCGCATCACGGCAGCGACATTCCGTCGTTCATCAAGTCGCTCGAACGCATTCGCAACAGCGATGTCGAATGGCTGTGCCCGAGCCACGGTCCGGTCTTCCGCAAGGACAACAAGTTGCTCGACGCCACGATCAAGCGCTTGACCGGCTATCTGCAAATGGCCGACTGGGGCACGTGCGCCACGCACTGGCCACTGATGGAAGAGTGGGAAAACGAAGTGGCTGAAGGCAAGCTGCCGAGCTAG